From a single Gaiellales bacterium genomic region:
- a CDS encoding phosphatase PAP2 family protein, whose protein sequence is MDASGATSGLRLRGRVRAFLPKGWGDFLLQLFLFTLVDIAYELTRGLSEGSVLPAFTHARDVVSLERSLGVFTELDVQRWVLHRHWALDIADFTYFHAHFVITVVFMFWLYLRRNKYYYFVRNAVFVADAIALIGFTFFPTAPPRMLTDLGFTDTLDRYASISNYSGPVAALANPFAAIPSIHTCYSLIIGVTCFFLVRHRALGFTWLFYPALIVFSIVATGNHFWTDAFLGGVLAGVALSSAWLIERYRPTLPHATRVRMRLERPTHPATPATAR, encoded by the coding sequence ATGGACGCCTCAGGAGCCACTTCGGGCCTGCGGCTGCGCGGGCGCGTACGCGCATTCCTGCCCAAGGGGTGGGGAGACTTCCTGCTGCAGCTGTTCCTCTTCACGCTCGTCGACATCGCCTACGAGCTGACCCGGGGGCTGTCCGAGGGCAGCGTCCTGCCGGCGTTCACGCACGCCCGTGACGTGGTCTCCCTGGAGCGGTCGCTGGGCGTCTTCACCGAGCTCGACGTGCAGCGCTGGGTGCTCCACCGGCACTGGGCGCTCGACATCGCCGACTTCACATACTTCCACGCCCACTTCGTGATCACGGTCGTGTTCATGTTCTGGCTCTACCTGCGCCGGAACAAGTACTACTACTTCGTCCGCAACGCGGTGTTCGTGGCCGACGCGATCGCCCTGATCGGGTTCACGTTCTTCCCGACGGCGCCGCCCCGGATGCTGACCGACCTGGGCTTCACCGACACGCTCGACCGCTACGCCTCGATCTCGAACTACTCGGGCCCGGTCGCGGCCCTCGCGAACCCGTTCGCGGCCATCCCGAGCATCCACACGTGCTACTCGCTGATCATCGGCGTGACCTGCTTCTTCCTCGTCCGCCACCGCGCGCTCGGCTTCACCTGGCTCTTCTACCCCGCCCTGATCGTGTTCTCGATCGTGGCCACCGGCAACCACTTCTGGACGGACGCGTTCCTGGGCGGCGTGCTCGCCGGCGTGGCCCTGAGCTCGGCCTGGCTGATCGAGCGCTACCGCCCCACCCTGCCGCACGCCACCCGGGTGCGGATGCGGCTCGAGCGGCCCACACACCCCGCCACACCGGCCACCGCAAGATAG
- a CDS encoding CDP-alcohol phosphatidyltransferase family protein, with product MSTMLARIKTGYTNGGRGLGMALMARFRSLPFTPNQVTVAGLSLNGVAAVLIYQEHFVWATVAFIAGSILDILDGALARSHGKLTQFGSFLDSTTDRISEGFVLGAIALVLSKQGHEAALASVFVALVGSFLVSYTRAKAEALGLSGAVGLMGRAERIVLVAIALPFAGHGSLPYAMYLLAALTTFTVIQRVNHVRKQLDGGD from the coding sequence ATGAGCACGATGCTCGCCCGAATCAAGACCGGATACACGAACGGCGGCCGCGGCCTCGGCATGGCGCTGATGGCGCGGTTCCGCTCTTTGCCGTTCACGCCCAACCAGGTGACCGTCGCCGGCCTCTCGCTGAACGGCGTCGCCGCGGTGCTGATCTACCAGGAGCACTTCGTCTGGGCGACGGTCGCGTTCATCGCGGGCAGCATCCTCGACATCCTGGACGGCGCGCTCGCGCGGTCGCACGGGAAGCTCACCCAGTTCGGCAGCTTCCTCGACTCGACCACCGACCGCATCTCGGAGGGTTTCGTGCTCGGCGCGATCGCCCTCGTCCTGTCCAAGCAGGGCCACGAGGCGGCGCTCGCGAGCGTCTTCGTCGCCCTGGTCGGCTCGTTCCTGGTCAGCTACACGCGCGCCAAGGCGGAGGCCCTCGGCCTCAGCGGCGCCGTCGGGCTGATGGGCCGGGCCGAGCGGATCGTGCTCGTCGCGATCGCGTTGCCCTTCGCGGGCCACGGCTCGCTGCCCTACGCCATGTACCTGCTGGCGGCGCTCAC